Proteins encoded within one genomic window of Micromonospora halotolerans:
- a CDS encoding OB-fold nucleic acid binding domain-containing protein, with product MTTDESRVSLRRLLQRLTASEAEIEAQELRRESAESGGMPAHQCMRGQVVSVAGRLRTVVYTPRTNLPTLEADLYDGSDVVTLVWLGRRHIAGIEPGRHLTARGRVAVRDDRKVIYNPYYELESPK from the coding sequence ATGACGACCGACGAGAGCCGGGTGTCGCTGCGGCGGCTCCTGCAACGGCTCACCGCGAGCGAGGCCGAGATCGAGGCGCAGGAGCTGCGCCGGGAGAGCGCCGAGTCCGGCGGCATGCCGGCCCACCAGTGCATGCGCGGCCAGGTGGTGTCGGTGGCCGGGCGGCTGCGCACGGTGGTCTACACGCCCCGGACCAACCTGCCCACGCTGGAGGCCGACCTCTACGACGGCAGCGACGTGGTCACCCTGGTCTGGCTGGGCCGGCGCCACATCGCCGGGATCGAGCCGGGCCGGCACCTGACCGCCCGCGGCCGGGTCGCCGTACGGGACGACCGCAAGGTGATCTACAACCCGTACTACGAGCTGGAGTCGCCGAAGTGA
- a CDS encoding DUF3710 domain-containing protein, with product MIFSRKRAEGARHARDERDSGVLDAEETPQAPARGPYDLAEAPDAPRLDLGSLQIPAVPEVEVRVQADPQGVIQQVVLVHGENALQLGVFAAPRSEGIWDEVREEIRQSLFNDGAAAQEVQGEYGTELRARVRTPDGITDLRFVGIDGPRWMVRGVFQGAAATNPDAAGPLAACLDGLVVDRGQEAKPVREPLPLRLPREVAEQQAGQEGAPQQREV from the coding sequence GTGATCTTCTCCCGTAAGCGGGCCGAGGGCGCGCGGCACGCGCGTGACGAGCGGGACAGCGGCGTCCTCGACGCCGAGGAGACCCCGCAGGCGCCGGCCCGCGGCCCCTACGACCTGGCCGAGGCGCCCGACGCGCCCCGGCTCGACCTGGGCAGCCTGCAGATCCCGGCGGTGCCCGAGGTCGAGGTGCGGGTGCAGGCCGACCCGCAGGGCGTCATCCAGCAGGTGGTGCTGGTGCACGGCGAGAACGCCCTCCAGCTCGGCGTCTTCGCGGCACCCCGCTCCGAGGGCATCTGGGACGAGGTGCGCGAGGAGATCCGGCAGTCGCTGTTCAACGACGGCGCCGCCGCCCAGGAGGTCCAGGGGGAGTACGGCACCGAGCTGCGCGCCCGGGTCCGCACCCCGGACGGCATCACCGACCTGCGCTTCGTCGGCATCGACGGGCCGCGCTGGATGGTGCGCGGGGTGTTCCAGGGCGCCGCCGCCACCAACCCCGACGCCGCCGGTCCGCTCGCGGCCTGCCTGGACGGCCTGGTCGTCGACCGCGGCCAGGAGGCCAAGCCGGTCCGTGAGCCGCTGCCGCTGCGGCTGCCCCGCGAGGTGGCCGAGCAGCAGGCCGGGCAGGAAGGCGCGCCCCAGCAGCGCGAGGTCTGA
- the dut gene encoding dUTP diphosphatase has product MTDVVPVPVRQLDPELPLPAYAHPGDAGADLVAAADVELPPGGRALVPTGVAIALPEGYVGLVHPRSGLAARLGVTVLNAPGTVDAGYRGEILVNLINHDRETPAKISRGDRIAQLVVQRVARAEFQPVVELPASRRGTGGHGSTGGHAGLVPAPAGGRTEEVAG; this is encoded by the coding sequence GTGACAGACGTCGTACCCGTGCCCGTGCGGCAACTCGACCCGGAACTGCCGCTTCCGGCGTACGCCCATCCCGGCGACGCGGGCGCGGACCTGGTGGCCGCCGCGGATGTGGAGCTGCCGCCCGGCGGGCGCGCCCTGGTGCCGACCGGCGTGGCCATCGCGTTGCCGGAGGGGTACGTCGGCCTGGTGCATCCCCGATCGGGGCTGGCGGCGAGGCTCGGCGTGACGGTGCTCAACGCGCCCGGTACGGTCGACGCCGGCTACCGGGGTGAGATCCTGGTCAACCTGATCAATCATGATCGGGAGACGCCGGCGAAGATCAGCCGGGGTGACCGGATCGCGCAGCTCGTGGTCCAGCGGGTCGCCCGGGCCGAGTTCCAGCCGGTGGTCGAGCTGCCCGCGTCCCGGCGCGGGACCGGCGGGCACGGCTCCACCGGCGGGCACGCCGGGCTGGTCCCGGCTCCGGCGGGCGGGCGGACGGAAGAGGTGGCAGGGTGA
- a CDS encoding DUF3093 domain-containing protein, whose product MRQSSSPAAPVTAAPDYSERLGLPWWAWPIGLALAGLLAAELWMGATGVRAWLPFVLLIPAAAATLWWLGRIRITVRAGELRVDDAHLPVRHVADAVPLDAAGRREVLGVGADPLAFVVQRPWVGGAVQVVLDDPDDPTPFWVVSSRHPVELAAALIAARDAA is encoded by the coding sequence GTGCGTCAGTCGTCATCCCCGGCCGCCCCGGTGACCGCCGCTCCGGACTACTCGGAGCGCCTCGGCCTGCCCTGGTGGGCGTGGCCGATCGGCCTGGCCCTCGCCGGGCTGCTCGCCGCCGAGCTGTGGATGGGCGCGACCGGCGTCCGGGCCTGGTTGCCGTTCGTGCTGCTGATCCCGGCGGCGGCGGCCACGCTCTGGTGGCTGGGCCGGATCCGGATCACGGTGCGGGCCGGGGAGCTGCGGGTCGACGACGCGCACCTGCCGGTGCGTCACGTCGCGGACGCGGTGCCGCTGGACGCGGCCGGCCGGCGCGAGGTGCTCGGTGTCGGCGCCGACCCGCTCGCCTTCGTGGTGCAGCGCCCCTGGGTGGGCGGCGCCGTGCAGGTGGTGCTCGACGACCCCGACGACCCCACCCCGTTCTGGGTGGTCAGCTCCCGCCACCCGGTCGAGCTGGCCGCGGCCCTGATCGCCGCCCGCGACGCCGCCTGA
- a CDS encoding DUF4193 domain-containing protein: protein MATDYDAPRRDEVDLGEDSLEELKARRVDTQSGAVDVDEAEVAESFELPGADLADEELTVKVLPMQQDEFRCARCFLVHHRSQLAVERNGELICRECV from the coding sequence ATGGCCACCGACTACGACGCCCCGCGTCGCGACGAGGTCGACCTCGGCGAGGACAGCCTGGAAGAGCTCAAGGCCCGGCGCGTCGACACACAGTCGGGCGCCGTGGACGTCGACGAGGCCGAGGTGGCCGAGAGCTTCGAGCTGCCCGGCGCCGACCTGGCCGACGAGGAGCTCACGGTCAAGGTGCTACCGATGCAGCAGGACGAGTTCCGGTGCGCCCGCTGCTTCCTGGTCCACCACCGCAGCCAGCTGGCGGTCGAGCGCAACGGCGAGCTGATCTGCCGCGAGTGCGTCTGA
- a CDS encoding LytR C-terminal domain-containing protein, whose product MRALVVVGLLAAIALVFVVVALVRDTQSKAGTAADCPEGWPIADVRLREQKDVKINVYNGTDEAGLAGSVADDFRNRKFQVKKEANAPKAVDGVVVLRYGPKGVGSAHLLRAYFLNEAKLDPDLKRKDDTVDVILGNGFQQLATTTEVNQSLGDLGSPQAPTGTCPGPVK is encoded by the coding sequence GTGCGGGCACTCGTTGTCGTCGGACTGCTGGCGGCCATCGCCCTGGTCTTCGTCGTCGTCGCGCTGGTCCGCGACACACAGAGCAAGGCCGGCACCGCCGCAGACTGCCCGGAGGGCTGGCCGATCGCCGACGTTCGCCTGCGCGAGCAGAAGGACGTCAAGATCAACGTCTACAACGGCACCGACGAGGCCGGGCTGGCCGGCAGCGTCGCGGACGACTTCCGCAACCGCAAGTTCCAGGTCAAGAAGGAGGCCAACGCCCCCAAGGCCGTGGACGGCGTGGTGGTGCTGCGCTACGGCCCCAAGGGTGTCGGCTCCGCGCACCTGCTGCGGGCCTACTTCCTCAACGAAGCCAAGCTGGACCCCGACCTGAAGCGCAAGGACGACACGGTCGACGTGATCCTCGGCAACGGTTTCCAGCAGTTGGCCACCACCACCGAGGTCAACCAGTCCCTGGGCGACCTCGGCTCGCCGCAGGCGCCGACCGGCACCTGCCCCGGCCCGGTGAAGTAG
- a CDS encoding inositol monophosphatase family protein gives MIASAPTPQELLTIAVEVARDAAATAHRMRAEGVSVAATKSTVTDVVTAADRAVERQVLEALRALRPGDAVLGEEYGAGETGPAAEDGVRWIVDPIDGTVNYLYGLPYCAVSLAAEVAGEVVAGVVRNVATGEEWTATAGGGAWRDGQRLSCSAETDLGQALIATGFGYDAGRRAHQARVVAELIPQVRDIRRMGAAALDLCLAAEGRVDAYYEKGLAAWDLAAGGLVAREAGLLVTGLSGRPAGPDLVLAAPPALYEPLHTRLAALDASGGP, from the coding sequence ATGATCGCCTCGGCACCCACGCCGCAGGAATTGCTCACGATCGCCGTCGAGGTGGCGCGGGACGCCGCGGCCACCGCGCACCGGATGCGGGCCGAGGGGGTCTCGGTCGCCGCGACCAAGAGCACGGTCACCGATGTGGTCACCGCCGCCGACCGGGCGGTGGAGCGGCAGGTGCTGGAGGCGCTGCGGGCACTGCGGCCCGGCGACGCCGTGCTGGGCGAGGAGTACGGCGCGGGCGAGACCGGCCCGGCCGCCGAGGACGGGGTGCGCTGGATCGTCGACCCCATCGACGGGACCGTCAACTACCTCTACGGGCTGCCGTACTGCGCGGTGTCCCTGGCCGCGGAGGTGGCCGGCGAGGTCGTCGCCGGGGTGGTGCGCAACGTGGCCACCGGCGAGGAGTGGACCGCCACCGCGGGCGGCGGCGCGTGGCGGGACGGGCAGCGGCTGAGCTGCTCCGCCGAGACCGACCTCGGGCAGGCGCTGATCGCGACCGGGTTCGGCTACGACGCCGGCCGCCGGGCGCACCAGGCGCGGGTGGTCGCCGAACTGATCCCGCAGGTGCGGGACATCCGCCGGATGGGCGCCGCCGCCCTCGACCTGTGTCTGGCCGCCGAGGGCCGGGTGGACGCCTACTACGAGAAGGGGCTGGCCGCCTGGGACCTCGCCGCGGGCGGGCTGGTCGCGCGGGAGGCCGGGCTGCTGGTGACCGGGCTGTCGGGCCGGCCGGCCGGTCCGGACCTGGTGCTCGCCGCGCCGCCGGCGCTCTACGAGCCACTGCACACCCGGCTCGCCGCCCTGGACGCCTCCGGCGGCCCGTGA
- a CDS encoding RNA polymerase sigma factor: MTEPRQPGADVRSLTDTLIAHAQSAGGQLTSAQLARTVESAEVTPAQAKKILRALSEAGVTVVVDGSASTRRRVAAARSATPASRATTAKTTKKAAAPAPKQAPAAEESPAPAPRKATARKAAGATGTTAEVAATAAAPAKATKTTRATKATVAAKNAAAKPAKDAPKGEGPEGEIDPEELAAEIEDVVVEEPAELTKAAEADAASSATDNDFEWDDEESEALKQARRDAELTASADSVRAYLKQIGKVPLLNAEQEVELAKRIEAGLYAAERLRAADEGEEKLTRDMQRDLMWISRDGERAKNHLLEANLRLVVSLAKRYTGRGMAFLDLIQEGNLGLIRAVEKFDYTKGYKFSTYATWWIRQAITRAMADQARTIRIPVHMVEVINKLGRIQRELLQDLGREPTPEELAKEMDITPEKVLEIQQYAREPISLDQTIGDEGDSQLGDFIEDSEAVVAVDAVSFSLLQDQLQQVLQTLSEREAGVVRLRFGLTDGQPRTLDEIGQVYGVTRERIRQIESKTMSKLRHPSRSQVLRDYLD; this comes from the coding sequence GTGACAGAACCCCGCCAGCCCGGCGCCGACGTTCGTTCGCTCACCGACACCCTGATCGCCCACGCGCAGAGCGCCGGCGGCCAGCTCACGTCGGCCCAGCTCGCGCGCACCGTCGAGTCCGCTGAGGTGACCCCGGCTCAGGCCAAGAAGATCCTCCGTGCGCTCTCCGAGGCGGGCGTGACGGTGGTCGTGGACGGCTCCGCGAGCACCCGCCGCCGGGTGGCCGCCGCCCGGTCCGCCACCCCGGCCTCCCGGGCCACCACCGCCAAGACCACCAAGAAGGCCGCCGCGCCCGCCCCGAAGCAGGCTCCGGCCGCCGAGGAGTCGCCGGCCCCGGCCCCGCGGAAGGCGACGGCCCGCAAGGCCGCCGGCGCCACCGGCACCACCGCCGAGGTGGCCGCCACGGCCGCCGCCCCGGCGAAGGCCACCAAGACGACCCGGGCCACCAAGGCCACCGTGGCCGCCAAGAACGCCGCCGCGAAGCCGGCCAAGGACGCCCCGAAGGGCGAGGGCCCCGAGGGCGAGATCGATCCGGAGGAACTCGCCGCCGAGATCGAGGACGTGGTGGTCGAGGAGCCGGCCGAGCTGACCAAGGCCGCCGAGGCCGACGCGGCCAGCTCCGCCACCGACAACGACTTCGAGTGGGACGACGAGGAGTCCGAGGCGCTGAAGCAGGCGCGCCGGGACGCCGAGCTGACCGCCTCCGCCGACTCCGTGCGGGCGTACCTGAAGCAGATCGGCAAGGTGCCGCTGCTCAACGCCGAGCAGGAGGTCGAGCTCGCCAAGCGGATCGAGGCCGGCCTCTACGCCGCCGAGCGGCTGCGCGCCGCCGACGAGGGCGAGGAGAAGCTCACCCGCGACATGCAGCGCGACCTGATGTGGATCTCCCGGGACGGCGAGCGGGCCAAGAACCACCTGCTGGAGGCCAACCTCCGGCTGGTCGTCTCGCTGGCCAAGCGCTACACCGGTCGCGGGATGGCGTTCCTCGACCTCATCCAGGAGGGCAACCTCGGCCTGATCCGCGCGGTCGAGAAGTTCGACTACACCAAGGGCTACAAGTTCTCCACGTACGCCACCTGGTGGATCCGCCAGGCCATCACCCGCGCCATGGCCGACCAGGCCCGCACCATCCGCATCCCGGTGCACATGGTCGAAGTGATCAACAAGCTTGGTCGGATCCAGCGCGAGCTGCTCCAGGACCTGGGCCGCGAGCCCACCCCGGAGGAGCTGGCGAAGGAGATGGACATCACACCGGAGAAGGTGCTGGAGATCCAGCAGTACGCCCGGGAGCCCATCTCGCTCGACCAGACCATCGGTGACGAGGGCGACAGCCAGCTCGGCGACTTCATCGAGGACTCCGAGGCGGTCGTCGCGGTCGACGCGGTGTCGTTCTCGCTGCTGCAGGACCAGCTCCAGCAGGTCCTCCAGACGCTGTCCGAGCGCGAGGCGGGCGTGGTACGCCTGCGCTTCGGTCTCACCGACGGCCAGCCGCGCACCCTGGACGAGATCGGCCAGGTGTACGGCGTGACCCGGGAGCGCATCCGGCAGATCGAATCCAAGACCATGTCCAAGTTGCGGCACCCCTCGCGTTCCCAGGTGCTCCGCGACTACCTGGACTGA
- a CDS encoding DUF7455 domain-containing protein, whose translation MTPTLTPPPETVSPPAADERCDRCNAAGKLRITLAGGSELVFCGHHANKYAEDLVKITVRYASDPEFSWRGADLMAN comes from the coding sequence ATGACCCCGACCCTCACGCCGCCGCCCGAGACGGTGAGCCCCCCGGCCGCCGATGAACGGTGCGACCGCTGCAATGCTGCCGGCAAGCTCCGGATCACTCTGGCGGGTGGGAGTGAGCTGGTGTTCTGTGGGCACCACGCGAACAAGTACGCGGAGGATCTCGTGAAGATCACCGTGCGCTACGCGTCGGACCCCGAGTTCAGCTGGCGTGGCGCCGATCTGATGGCGAACTGA
- a CDS encoding DEAD/DEAH box helicase — MAPRLPALDTFPPLRAWQRKAMVEYLRRRTDDFTAVATPGAGKTTFALRIAAELLNDGTVEAVTVVAPTEHLKTQWAESAARVGIQLDAAFRNADLHSAADFHGAVVTYAQVGMAPQVHRRRTMTRRTLVILDEIHHAGDSRTWGDGVKAAFEPAVRRLMLTGTPFRSDDNPIPFVSYERGGDGLLRSRADSVYGYSDALREGVVRPVLFLAYSGETRWRTNAGEELAARLGEPMTQDLIAQAWRTALDPAGDWMPQVLRAADARLTVLRNNGMPDAGGLVIASDQQVARSYAKLLEQVTGEKAAVVLSDDQGASARIATFAASEQRWLVAVRMVSEGVDIPRLAVGVYATSASTPLYFAQAIGRFVRARRPGETASVFLPSVPHLLGLASEMEAERDHVLGKPKDSDGLDDDLLERAQRDDQASGELEKRFAALSATAELDQVIFDGASFGTAAQAGTPEEEEYLGLPGLLTADQVSMLLTKRQAEQLAAQRRRATQRTAEPAPAAPSAAPPPMSAAQRRVALRRQLNALVAARHHRTGQPHGKIHAELRRLCGGPPSAQATIEQLEERIATVQTL; from the coding sequence GTGGCACCGCGGTTGCCGGCGCTCGACACATTCCCACCCCTGCGTGCCTGGCAACGCAAGGCGATGGTGGAGTACCTGCGCCGCCGCACCGACGACTTCACGGCGGTCGCCACGCCCGGCGCCGGCAAGACCACGTTCGCCCTGCGGATCGCCGCCGAGCTGCTGAACGACGGCACCGTCGAGGCGGTCACCGTGGTCGCGCCGACCGAACACCTGAAGACCCAGTGGGCGGAGTCCGCCGCCCGCGTCGGCATCCAGCTCGACGCCGCCTTCCGCAACGCCGACCTGCACTCCGCGGCCGACTTCCACGGCGCGGTCGTCACGTACGCCCAGGTCGGGATGGCACCGCAGGTGCACCGGCGGCGCACCATGACCCGGCGCACCCTGGTGATCCTCGACGAGATCCACCACGCGGGTGACTCGCGGACCTGGGGCGACGGCGTCAAGGCGGCCTTCGAGCCCGCCGTACGCCGGCTCATGCTCACCGGCACCCCGTTCCGCTCCGACGACAACCCGATCCCGTTCGTCAGCTACGAGCGGGGCGGGGACGGGCTGCTCCGCTCCCGCGCCGACTCGGTCTACGGCTACTCCGACGCGCTGCGCGAGGGCGTGGTCCGGCCGGTGCTCTTCCTGGCGTACTCGGGGGAGACCCGGTGGCGCACCAACGCCGGCGAGGAGCTGGCCGCCCGGCTCGGCGAGCCGATGACCCAGGACCTCATCGCGCAGGCCTGGCGGACCGCGCTGGATCCGGCCGGCGACTGGATGCCGCAGGTGCTGCGCGCCGCCGACGCCCGGTTGACCGTGCTGCGCAACAACGGCATGCCCGACGCGGGCGGTCTGGTGATCGCCAGCGACCAGCAGGTGGCCCGCTCGTACGCCAAGCTGCTGGAGCAGGTGACCGGTGAGAAGGCCGCCGTGGTGCTCTCCGACGACCAGGGCGCCTCCGCGCGGATCGCGACGTTCGCGGCCTCCGAACAGCGCTGGCTGGTCGCGGTGCGGATGGTGTCCGAGGGCGTCGACATCCCCCGGCTGGCCGTCGGCGTCTACGCGACCAGCGCCAGCACCCCGCTCTACTTCGCGCAGGCGATCGGCCGGTTCGTTCGGGCCCGCCGCCCCGGCGAGACCGCCTCGGTCTTCCTGCCCAGCGTGCCGCACCTGCTCGGTCTGGCCAGCGAGATGGAGGCCGAGCGGGACCACGTGCTGGGCAAGCCGAAGGACTCCGACGGCCTCGACGACGACCTGCTGGAGCGTGCCCAGCGGGACGACCAGGCCAGCGGCGAGCTGGAGAAGCGGTTCGCCGCGCTGTCCGCGACCGCCGAGCTGGACCAGGTGATCTTCGACGGCGCCTCGTTCGGCACGGCCGCCCAGGCGGGCACCCCGGAGGAGGAGGAATACCTCGGCCTGCCCGGGCTGCTCACCGCCGACCAGGTCTCGATGCTGCTCACCAAGCGGCAGGCCGAGCAGCTCGCCGCGCAGCGCCGCCGGGCCACCCAGCGGACCGCTGAGCCGGCCCCTGCGGCCCCGTCGGCGGCCCCGCCTCCCATGAGTGCCGCCCAGCGCCGGGTGGCCCTCCGGCGGCAGCTGAACGCCCTGGTGGCCGCCCGCCACCACCGCACCGGCCAGCCGCACGGCAAGATCCACGCCGAACTCCGCCGCCTCTGCGGCGGCCCACCCAGCGCCCAGGCAACGATCGAGCAACTGGAAGAGCGCATAGCCACCGTCCAGACCCTCTGA
- a CDS encoding trimeric intracellular cation channel family protein, whose translation MTTSTPLLLADLTGVAVFAASGASAAVAKRLDLFGVVFVGVVAALGGGIFRDLVIDEVPPLAFADWRYAVTAAVTAAAIFWLHPQFARLRTTVLVLDAAGLALFTVTGTLKALDAHVPAVGACMIGMLTAIGGGLGRDLLTGEIPVVLRREIYAVAALAGSIAVALLSTYGAATAGPLTAAAVLVFALRLIALRRRWSAPVPALRPPRTGARGPQV comes from the coding sequence GTGACCACCTCCACCCCGCTCCTCCTCGCCGACCTCACCGGCGTGGCGGTCTTCGCGGCCTCCGGCGCCTCCGCGGCGGTGGCCAAACGGCTCGACCTCTTCGGGGTGGTCTTCGTCGGCGTCGTCGCCGCCCTCGGCGGCGGGATCTTCCGCGACCTGGTCATCGACGAGGTGCCGCCGCTGGCCTTCGCCGACTGGCGGTACGCGGTCACCGCGGCGGTCACCGCCGCCGCCATCTTCTGGCTGCATCCCCAGTTCGCCCGGCTGCGCACCACCGTGCTGGTGCTCGACGCGGCCGGTCTCGCCCTGTTCACCGTCACCGGCACGCTCAAGGCCCTCGACGCCCACGTGCCGGCCGTCGGCGCCTGCATGATCGGCATGCTCACGGCCATCGGCGGCGGGCTGGGGCGCGACCTGCTCACCGGCGAGATCCCGGTGGTGCTGCGCCGGGAGATCTACGCCGTGGCGGCGCTCGCCGGGTCGATCGCCGTGGCGCTGCTGTCGACGTACGGCGCGGCGACCGCGGGGCCCCTGACCGCCGCGGCGGTCCTCGTCTTCGCGCTGCGGCTGATCGCGCTGCGGCGGCGCTGGTCCGCCCCGGTGCCGGCGCTGCGGCCGCCGCGCACCGGCGCCCGGGGACCACAGGTCTGA
- a CDS encoding DUF3039 domain-containing protein, whose product MSTEVLERPELKDADTGPEMFHYVRKEKIAESAVMGTFVVALCGETFPVTKAAKPGSPVCPKCKEIYDSYAE is encoded by the coding sequence GTGAGTACAGAGGTTCTCGAGCGTCCCGAGCTGAAGGACGCCGACACCGGCCCGGAGATGTTCCACTACGTCCGCAAGGAGAAGATCGCGGAGAGTGCCGTCATGGGCACCTTCGTCGTGGCGCTCTGCGGCGAGACCTTCCCGGTGACCAAGGCCGCCAAGCCCGGTTCCCCGGTCTGCCCGAAGTGCAAGGAGATCTACGACTCGTACGCCGAGTGA
- a CDS encoding pseudouridine-5'-phosphate glycosidase, producing the protein MTNFHISLGTEVADALRDGRPVVALESTIVSHGLPRPDNLRVARQIEQAVRDAGAVPATIGMVAGELIVGLDDAQLTRLATVDGVSKLSVRDLAVAAATGADGATTVAATSAVAAVAGIGVFATGGLGGVHREAAQTFDESADLVTLARTPIAVVCAGVKSILDVGATLERLETLGVSVVGYRTRRFPGFYLTDAGFDLDWSVESPEQAADVLAARREQGVHSGGLIVANPLPVDEQLDPALHDRTLATGLAMLARDGVTGKAVTPFLLAHFHSATEGASLAVNVRIILRNADLAARIAVAAAARRTAAPA; encoded by the coding sequence GTGACCAACTTTCACATCAGTCTCGGCACCGAGGTGGCCGACGCCCTGCGCGACGGGCGTCCGGTCGTCGCCCTGGAGAGCACCATCGTCTCCCACGGCCTGCCCCGACCGGACAATCTTCGCGTCGCGCGTCAGATCGAGCAGGCGGTCCGGGACGCGGGAGCCGTTCCGGCCACCATCGGCATGGTCGCCGGTGAGCTGATCGTGGGTCTGGACGACGCCCAGCTCACCCGGCTCGCCACGGTCGACGGGGTGAGCAAGCTCTCGGTGCGCGACCTGGCCGTGGCGGCGGCCACCGGCGCGGACGGCGCCACCACCGTGGCGGCGACCAGCGCGGTGGCCGCGGTGGCCGGGATCGGGGTCTTCGCCACCGGCGGCCTGGGCGGGGTGCACCGGGAGGCCGCGCAGACCTTCGACGAGTCCGCCGACCTGGTCACCCTGGCCCGGACCCCGATCGCGGTGGTCTGCGCCGGGGTGAAGTCGATCCTGGACGTGGGCGCCACCCTGGAGCGGCTGGAGACCCTCGGGGTCAGCGTCGTCGGCTACCGCACCCGCCGCTTCCCCGGCTTCTACCTCACCGACGCCGGCTTCGACCTGGACTGGTCGGTGGAGTCGCCGGAACAGGCGGCCGACGTGCTGGCCGCGCGCCGGGAGCAGGGCGTGCACTCCGGTGGGCTGATCGTGGCGAACCCGCTGCCGGTGGACGAGCAGCTCGACCCGGCGCTGCACGACCGCACCCTGGCCACGGGGCTGGCCATGCTGGCCCGCGACGGGGTGACCGGCAAGGCGGTGACCCCGTTCCTGCTGGCCCACTTCCACTCCGCCACCGAGGGCGCCAGCCTGGCGGTGAACGTGCGGATCATCCTGCGCAACGCCGACCTGGCGGCACGGATCGCGGTCGCCGCGGCGGCCCGCCGCACCGCCGCACCGGCATGA
- a CDS encoding carbohydrate kinase family protein, giving the protein MSLAPRIVVVGDVITDVLAVLSGPLATGSDTAAGIRFSGGGQAANTAAWLAGQGAAVTLVAAVGDDETGRERVTELERVGVTCAVERHEGYPTGTVIVLTHDGERTMVSQRGANLRLTTEHVDRTIAAAPDAGHLHLSAYTLLDVGSRGAGLRALAAARERGLTTSVDAASAAPLRRVGTAFLTWVRDVDLLLVNTDEATVLAGGLDPAAQARALTSVAHRVVVKRGAAGAVWVDRTGLVETAPAPGVAVVDVTGAGDAFAAGLLTAWLAGADPRAALSRAGDLGALAVTTVGARPQP; this is encoded by the coding sequence ATGAGCCTCGCACCCCGCATCGTCGTCGTCGGAGACGTCATCACCGACGTGCTCGCGGTGCTCTCCGGCCCCCTCGCCACCGGCTCGGACACCGCGGCCGGAATCCGGTTCAGCGGCGGCGGCCAGGCGGCGAACACCGCGGCCTGGCTCGCCGGCCAGGGTGCGGCCGTCACACTGGTCGCGGCGGTGGGCGACGACGAGACGGGCCGGGAGCGGGTCACCGAACTGGAGCGGGTCGGGGTGACCTGCGCCGTGGAGCGGCACGAGGGCTACCCCACCGGCACGGTCATCGTGCTCACCCACGACGGGGAGCGGACCATGGTCAGCCAGCGGGGGGCGAACCTGCGGCTGACCACGGAGCACGTCGACCGGACCATCGCGGCCGCGCCCGACGCCGGGCACCTGCACCTGTCCGCGTACACGCTGCTGGACGTCGGGTCGCGGGGCGCGGGCCTGCGCGCGCTGGCCGCCGCCCGCGAGCGCGGGCTCACCACCAGCGTCGACGCGGCCTCCGCGGCCCCGCTGCGGCGGGTCGGCACGGCCTTCCTGACCTGGGTACGCGACGTCGACCTGCTGCTGGTCAACACGGACGAGGCGACGGTGCTGGCCGGCGGGCTGGACCCGGCGGCGCAGGCCCGGGCGCTGACCTCGGTGGCCCACCGGGTGGTGGTGAAACGGGGCGCGGCCGGCGCGGTCTGGGTGGACCGGACCGGGCTGGTCGAGACGGCCCCGGCGCCCGGGGTGGCCGTGGTGGACGTGACCGGGGCGGGCGACGCCTTCGCCGCCGGCCTGCTCACCGCGTGGCTGGCCGGCGCGGACCCGCGCGCGGCGCTGTCCCGGGCCGGCGATCTCGGCGCGCTTGCGGTCACCACCGTCGGCGCGCGGCCCCAGCCCTGA
- a CDS encoding DUF3099 domain-containing protein: protein MKRQAYQPILITDASRSQDDQLTSRQKRYVLMMGIRVACLVLGAVLVGVKAPLLWLWLPLCALGMVLIPWLAVLLANDRPPKEQHRMAGKFQPRHRDETPPMALAAEERPHKVIDAEP, encoded by the coding sequence GTGAAGCGTCAGGCGTACCAGCCGATCCTGATCACCGACGCCTCGCGCAGCCAGGACGACCAGCTCACCAGCCGGCAGAAGCGCTACGTGCTGATGATGGGAATCCGGGTCGCGTGCCTGGTGCTCGGTGCGGTCCTGGTCGGCGTCAAGGCACCACTGCTCTGGCTGTGGCTGCCGCTCTGCGCCCTCGGGATGGTGCTCATCCCCTGGCTGGCCGTGCTGCTGGCCAACGATCGTCCGCCCAAGGAGCAGCACCGGATGGCGGGGAAGTTCCAGCCCCGCCACCGGGACGAGACCCCGCCCATGGCGCTCGCCGCCGAGGAGCGTCCGCACAAGGTCATCGACGCCGAGCCCTGA